ACACCCCATATATACACAACATTCCTTAATTATGTCAAGGCATGCATAGATCTGGGCCACAGGTAGAATCATTAGCCAGAGATGCACAAGAAGAGCCACATGGAAATAATGTGATATGATTCCCTGCAGAGTTTTCCTAAGTGGGAAACAGAGAGCAAGATCAGCTGTGAACAGACGGTTCCCAAGGGCGACGTGCCCAAAACAGCCTGGACCCGAGAGCTGACCAACGACGGAGAACTCATTCTGGTAATTTATTTGTGCACAGCACCAATATGTGACCCTTTTATAGTGTGCGCAATACTAGGAAACGTTAGCAAGAATCAATACTCTGTCCTCTGTTGCTGTTTTCTTTCAGACAATGACTGCAGGGGATGTTGTGTGCACCAGAGTGTACGAGAGGGAATGAAGAAACATTTCCAAGACGGTCATACAATACTCGTGTTTTGTGCCTCACGCATGGTTTACATTTACTCGCCTTGCTtacttcctcgtcctccttccAGCCAGTCTGAAGTTGGTCGGATCTCAAACAATGCACTGTGTAGAAGGAGGCTTCAGTTTACATGAATGTGTGTTGGCACATTTATTGCTTTTTAGAACACCAAAGATGCCTGAACTCGCTCCTTTATGTGTAAAAATGTCACATGTTCTTAATCGAAAAACTCCCCTTTTCAGCTTGTTAATACAATGTTTTATATGAATTCACTGTTTGATGATTCCTTCTTACATGTTGCCTCTTCACAGGACCTCCCGCTCCCTCCGTCTGCGTATCACTTTACATCATTGTCTGCCAATCCTATTCTCCTGATTGTTCCACAGCCTTATTCTTCCCTCTATACTTCCACTTGCAATCAACATTCTCCTCTGTGTGCTCTTGTGTCATCGCAGCTCACTGCAGCCTGTGTTcaattactttaaaaagtaaccaAAGACACTGCCCATTTTATAAACTTGGTTTTGAGGGACGTTTGGCGAAGACAAAGAGGGAAACAGGGAGTGGAAAGGAAAATGAAAGTGGTCATGAGAAAGTTATTTCATAGCATTAGAATAGGTTATACTTTGTATgttccccctctgcagctggacCTACTTACAGAgtgagcaaaaagaaaatcccccACCCCCTTTTGTGTTGGCTTTGCACCCAGGTACAAAGTGTTGAGttgcttctccttctctggtGGGGATTTCCAGCTGCTCCCTCTCAAAACCCATTTTTCTCCATAATGGTTGCACACAGAACAGGCCTGGAAATATGTAGCTTAAAAAAATAGATTCTATTATAAGTCTCTAAAATCTTTCTTTTACTCAAGCAAAACCCAACTGCTTGTTCGATCTGAGGTGGACTTCACCAAGCTGTGACAAATGGACCAGTGTCTCACAGGCCTTTCCTGAGGAGAGAACCGCAACGGTCACCAGCAGTGATGCTTTTTCCAGGTTTTCGAACCATGAAGAAAAGCATCCCCTCTGAAGTGCTTCCCAGTTTTTACACAGTGATGAGTTAGCAGTGGGAGGAACGAATGTTCTCAATAACCTCTGTGTCTGTGAGGTACTTAGAACCTTTACTCAAGTAAAGGTATCGATACCATGTCCTATATGTAAACATACCCCATTATAATGCAATGTTAGGGCGTCAACATGGTGCatgaaaaatagaaacaaaagaGTAGATAACATCCTCAAAACTGTATTTGAGTAAATGCAGGCTCCCTACTTTCCAACCAGCGCTCTGCATACAGTTTCGATCTGTGTGATAGAAAGTATGCATAGCTTAAGCAGCTCCCCTCATCATGTTACCTGCTTTTATTTATCCGAGGCAAAAAGGAGGTTTTCATTGTACCCCAATGAAAAAGCATGTTATCATGTAAGCACTCAACAAAACCACACTGTGGGAACTGCACTTTTAAAAGAACATTGGTGtgtacacataaacacacacacacacacacataaataaacacacaccaaaTAAACAAGACAGCTGACTGAATGAGCCCTTAGACAGTTGAAATGGATTCAGTTTAAAACCCCCCAGTCCCTCCTATTAGCCGGGTGACTTTCCACACACAACTCTCATTCCTCACCCAGTGATGCCATGGAGCCATGCATTCCTGGAATGCTGTGGTTTTAGGACAGGGAGGCACTCGATTCAAGCTGCTGAATCGGAGCAATCTGCACCAATCGTGACACGGCAATTAGAGAAAATGATCACCCAGTTAAGCTTAAAATGTTTCATGAATAATTTGCATGCATTTCCACCTAAGCTACTAGATATGCTGTAGAGAAAATGGGAAATGAAACAACACTGGTTGAGACATATGCACATAGTATATGAGTTTGGAATGAAATCATCTGACTGCCCTCACCCACATGACCTCATGTGACTTGTAGGAGTAGAGAATGAAGAGAGAGGCTGGATGGTTCAAGGCCATGAAGTGTGTATAAACTAAAAGTCCAAGCATTCATACCAATGCTCAATGTTTGACTGCAAGGGGCAGATATGAGGAAACTTACATCTAACATATTCCAGGAAAATAGCATtagtcaaaacaaaaataaatgaattaagatgaagatgaataaacaAGTccaattttaaataaataataataattaaatcaaaacaTCCCAAAAAAATAGTAAATGTCCCTTTTACTGCACCTAAAATCTTGCATCATGCACATGAGATTCTGAACCCACAGCATCATGGGATGTTATTCTGTTGAGACACAAGGGTGACATCTCCTGGACGAGGAGAGAAGCATCTTTCTAAAACGAATTGTTAAAAACACCAGGCAAAAAACATTCAAGACCTGGCATTTCTTCACCCACCAAccgattatttaaaaaacaaaaatctaataaatatttttatgttttgcaATGACACCACCTCTTCTGAAGTTAAAGTTGATGTAACCCAATTTTTAACCACaggagaaaaataacaaaaaaggtGAAGGACGCGTTTAAtccaattgtgtgtttttctttggttttcctTGTTAATGGTTTCAAAACAGAGTTTTGGCTCTTGTCTGCAACTTCATCGAGCCCAACTATAAAAAACCTACATGATAAATGATCAAACTAGTATTGCTGCACAGATTGCAGTTAAATCCAGAACCATTTATTAATGGCTATGGTTTGGGTTTTCGAGAGTTGACAGTATGTCTCAGTGATTCACGTTCATACTAGTCATTTGGCCCATATTAATAATATGGGCCAAATAATAATATGGGCATAATGCTATGCTCCAAGTACCAAGTAGAGGCTGAAGGCTATAACTGCTCAGATTTATAAAGGTATTTTAGTATATGTATACAGTTCTTATGATAATCCATTTAGGTACATATGAACCTAGAAATGTCTCCTTTAGGGGAACTCACATTGCAAAGAAAATTGTCTAACGTTTTTATTCTTTAGACTCTGGCATCCTATGGAAGTGatctattatattatatttttgttgttgttgaccttgtttttttttggcagcgCCGCGCCCCCTCGTGTTCCCACGTGCTCATCGCTCTGCCGCAGCAGCTGTCACGTGACCCGGGTTACGGCTGGCCACTTCCGGTTCCTTGGCCGTCTTTCTCTGCGGGAGAAATTAACGGGTCCGTGGTGTTTTCTCCAGCGACTCGGTGCGGCTGACATCCGGAACCTCGCCGTCAGGACTGAACGGGGTTAGGCGGGCAGGCAGTGGGGAGTCATCGTAGAGACACCGGTCAACCTGCAATACAACGTCATACTGAGCGGAGATGACCATCGGAGGGGCGGGTAGACATTCCACCGGATAAACAGACCACACCACCCGCCCTTTCgatttaggtaaaaaaaaaaaaaagccgctgCGTTTCATCTACCGGGACGGACGCCGccggcgtctcctcctcctctcagtgacTCTCCGTGACTCACCGTATCCACAGCAGCCGCAGAGAGGGGAGGCTAATTTACGTTagctcctctgccccccccccccccctccctgtcaccCCCCGCACCCCCAACGACGGTCGACATGTCCAAATACACGAGCTTCCCCGAGCCGACAGAAGACCCAAACCCTTTCCAAGTGGGTgagatgaaatgtaaatgtggcGTGAGGCCGTGTCGGTGTGtcggatggatggatgtcatGGATGTAATAGCGGGCGTGTTGTGGCTCATGTGACgtgtggggcttttttttttttttctttctgggcCCCTCTCTGCCCTCTTTAATCTCTGCCCACTTGTGGCTCCTCTTAACAATGGATACGCCGAAAGAAGCAGCTCGGGTCTGTTACATGTGGATTGAGGCGTGAGCATGCTGATTGAAAATGATTACTGtggtcattttctttgttttgtgtgctAGGACCCTGCAGTGACTCaacacagcagcaacacaggATATGCCACCCTGGACCTGTACAACCCCTTTGATAATACCACTGCGGTGAGTCGTATTTCAGACAGTAGGAGCTAGCGCAaatcgtggcagtggcaactcgctgaggcacttcctgttgcaggctgcggtgccgcggtgattcgtggcaactgcctcgactctgtggcaactgccgcggtgattcgtggcaactgcctcgattctgtggcaactgcctcgattctgtggcaactgcctcgacccCGAGGCAGCTGCCACGACTTCACGACAGCTGCGTCGACTTTGCGGTAGTGGTGCCTCGACGCTTTGCCGTTTTTACGACAACTGCCTCGACTTGTCGGCAGTGGTGCCTCGACACTTGCCGTTTTTGTTTGCCAAATaggtgacatttatgttttataattggCCAGCAGGTGACAATACAATACGCCCTTTAACAGTACTAGtgttatttgtaatttatttagtcATAAAACGCCGATAAGTGATACAATGGCTTGCCGTTTAAGTCCAGCTGAACTACTACGGGCACGTGTTGCCTTGGTAacagtaaacacatttaaaatatagataAGAGTATTAGTATAAGAGTATTAGTATTAATATAACCAGCTAGTGGTAATAGGAAGACATAAGTTGTGTACTCTTGCATATCTATCTACATAGCTTACATATGTAAATTCCAATTATAGTTATGGTGACACCTACCACTAAGTATGTAGTTTATTTGTCTTGGTAGGTAAATCAAATTGACATAAATTCATTCCACACAAGAGGTTTACAATGCaagcccaaacattttttttcattgtggaaGGTCACCCTTTTGGCAAAGGTCATTTTGAGGCAaatcttttaattcaaaatgcttcatatatttatatattttcaattgcACATCTCAAGGTGTGCGTCCACTAGTTTGAGCAAATTGTCAGCACTACTGTTGCTCAAACTTTGCAAATGCTTTCAAATTTTTTTCATCTAGCATTGCAGTGCAGAACTTTTGGTAGTGCTTCTTTTGTTCGAAAATAAAGGTAAAAAGCTCCGCTGGAGAGTCCTCGTTTAGGTCATCTTCCCAATTGTGGAGGTCATGAAGAGtttcctcttgttcttcctcttccatgGGAAGGACAGCGGGAAGTTTGTCGTaacaaattaattattaaaagttATAGAGCATTTGAggtacaaattaaacaaatacaataatgaattaataatacatgaaaATCTGTTTCATTTAACACCTAAAAGTGTAATCTTTACTTTGTGAAATAATGGGTATGTGATTATATGAACAAACCATCAATACCcatttaaaattgaatatcAGTATATAATCTGAGTTACCAGTATTTACATCTATATAAATTACTGGACTCAAAATCATCTCTGTAATTGCATCTTGgttttttattgcaaagattTGAACATTTCTTACCACTACTTTGCTTTCTCTGTCACCTCCTGACGTGTCTTCAGCAATGCGAAAGATATTATGTCTTTGAATGAACTACCAGATTCTGTGATTACAGTGATGCCAACTTGACGTGCAAAACCGCTGTTAGCCAGCATTGTGACAGTCAAGTAAGTGATGTTGCAGATACGCATGCTCACCCACAATTAAATTACACTCCAtttagaatgaatgaaaaaaagattaaacggAACTTgtcgatttattttttttgatcagCTTGGACAAATCATGTTGTTGGTATATTATGCCTGCAGATGATGAATCTGTGTTGTATTATAGCATTGTCGTAATCAAGAGGCAGGACTAGAGGGTCTCTTGTTATTTTGCCAATATCTGTGGCGTGAATAGAAATGCAAagagtatttgttcattttgcgtgtgtgtgacaaactTTGATCAAGTCTTTGCACTTTGGAAATAGTACGTATAATTTAATAGCTGATTTCACCAAATAAATATCAATTGTTTAGGCTAGAACACATAAATCACATTGAAATACTTCAACAATGAGTCAAACACAcaattggatttgtttggaggtttaaaAGTAAATTAGACAATGATATACAATTTTACACATAACTTACATTAACAACATACATTTCTTCAAgctatataacaaaaaaaaacctgtgtgaaTTCACATGATGATATAAAAGGAGGGATGGGCAACTGGCTGCCCCGGGCCATTTTTGTCATAAATCTTGCTAGGAAGTGCGCTGCACCCTCAATCATTTAAGTTGCCCATCCCTGATATAAGGGTTATATTCACAACATTTAGGCAACATAAGCAGGCAGTGCTATATGTGTCACACAAAGCAACTACACCAGCAGACTAGTGTCTGAAAAAACAGCCAGGCGAACAAATTACTTCtcacaataaattaataaagttaagtacggttactgtttacaaaaagtatagagtgatattaaaaagtgctcaaaaacatagtaaacaacaacaaactaaagatatactatatactcttgtggctaaataacttgaatgatgtggaaaaaaatgtgtaacacattatatatacatataaacacactgaCTTAGAAGTAGTCATCCTTcttatatttgtttatacaagcgacaaacaaaaacaaaagcgacTCTCTAAGACGTTACTTGTTATTGTACAGCTGCATGTCGAGATTACTTCTTTGCAAGCTataccagctgctgcagcaagtatatacaaatatacacacacacacacacacacatatataaaaccCATTAGGTTTTATGGGATCTTGATCTTATGATATTTTAAACGTTACAATGCATCTTACcaatatttacaatttgcaTTCCTTCGGGGAGCTGCCGGAAAGTGGTTTTTGTTACCAAGGCAACAAAGGGAAACTGGTCTTAGTCCATATTATCTTAGCTGGACTTAAACGGGAAGCCATTGTATCACTTATCGGCGTTTTATGACTAAACCAATTACAACTAACAATACTAATACTCTCAATGACCGCATAGTATTGTCaatatatgaaaagaaaacgggAACAGTCAAGCCACCATTACCGCAAAGTCGACGCAGCTGTCGTGAAGTTGTGGCAGCTGCCACGACTCGACGCGGCAACtcacttaaaatgtattatacggtcatatattgttgaaatactAAAAGTAACGGAAACTGCACTTCTCCCAAACAATCGCAGCACCCTCACCCTCCGTAGCACCGTTACCTTTACAGCCGTGGCACCGCTCGAGCTGCCTGCCTCGACCGGAGCTAAGGCTCCCTTAGCGGTCGTGGCACCTCTCCATTGAACTCCATGTACCTCGACCAGCCGAGAGCTAAGGCTCCCTTAGCGGTCGTGGCACCTCTCCCTTAAAGTCCCGGTACCGCTACCAGCCGAGGAATCAAGCCCATACATCGTAGTAACGATCCTATAACACAATGCATCTGTCCAtttagctcccccgaccgagggACCGGTACCTGAACCCGCGGTACCGCTCGAGCTGCCTGCCTCGACCGGGGCTAAGGCTCCCTTAGCGGTCGTGGCACCTCTCCATTGAACTCCATGTACCTCGACCAGCCGAGAGCTAAGGCTCCCTTAGCGGTCGTGGCACCTCTCCCTTAAAGTCCCGGTACCGCTACCAGCCGAGGAATCAAGCCCATACATCGTGGTAAAGCTCCTTTAACTCGAAGCACCGGTCCAtttagctcccccgaccgagggACCGGTACCCGAACTCATGGCACCGCTCGAGCTACCTCTcttgaccgagtaaacacacgaggcagttgccacagagtcgaggcagttgccacaacTCGccgcggcagttgccacagagtcgaggcagttgccacgaatccCCGCGCACCgcagcctgcaacaggaagtgcctcagcgagttgccactgccacgattTGCGCTAGACCTTGCTCATTTCAGAGGTATCaggggatatatatatatatatatatatatataattcaacaTCAAGCTACTCGTCTGATGTCTGTGATATTTACAGTTTCTTTCGGCCCTCTCCCAGATATGGTTGCAATCTAAGGGAGATGTTAATAAATAACGTATCACTTAAGTGAgttggaacatttaaaaaacatttatcttctaaggctttttaaaattttgtcggaaagaaatatgtaaatgtCTGATTGACGCAAACTATCTATTGAAAAAAGAAGGCtttaaaaatgacttgaatACGTCGAAAGTCAAACTTGAACAAGTCAAAGAtatgtcttttaaaatgttttcctgaTAAAGTGACTGACTGCAACTTGCGGATGGAATTAAGTTTAGTTTCACttccttcattcatttgatttgattcaatGATTACATTGCACATAATGGTATCCAGATATCTGGACCATGGAAACCTGCCACCGCCTTAATACATCAGGGAAATTCTGTATTTAGTAGTGAGCGATATTGAAGTGACATATGTACATTGTGTATTTAATATCCAAACCAGCTTGGACACACAGTGAGGCTGCAGTGAATTATTTAGTTATCCTGCCTTGAGCACTGGATTCAACGCAAATGGATTTCATTAAAATTGTCTTTATATCTTAAACTGAACAAGACCAAAATATACACGTTGCCTTGTGACATCTTACACCTCAGTTGCATGTTAAATagtttaatgtgtttgtttgctagGAAACGCTGCTTTTGCTGGCATTGGTCCTTTTATACTTCCTGTCTGCTGCTGTTATTGGCCAATACTGCATTAACAGGAACTAGCCCTGGACATTGAAAGTAGTCTAGTTCCGAGAATAAGACCACGAGCCTCATGCACATAATGACTGACGACATTATTCTGTTTCTATTACTTATATTAGAATAAAAGTTTtctttatattataatatgtgGTAgacttttttaatttcatgtatCAATATTCAACTGATTTGATATTTCATTGTGGTAACTGGAttgaatatatttgtatttttttaaccagcctcctcctccgtaTGAAGccacctctccctctgctcAATCTGCGCCTGCTCAGACTCCACCAAGTAGGACGACCCCCACTGAGCCTCGCAACTATGGCTCCTATACCTCCCAGGTACACAACCTGCAATGTAGAGGCACTTGTTCGATGCTGCTTTTCTCCCTTCAGACTACTGTTTACCATTTGATTATTTATCCACACATTCAGTGACAAAGTGTACTTCCTCAGTGTTGGGTTTTGAAAATTAGATTAGATAACTAACTTTACAAATGCACctttattgtgttgcttcagttgAGCTCCTTTTATAATCTTTATTTATCATGCATACACACAATATTTTCTTTAAGCTTGACTTGCATTTCTGATGCATCATTAGGTCCCGAGCACGGGCAACATCGGAACAGCAAAGGCCCCATTAAATTGATTCCAATTGCACACAATTCAATTCATGTGTCCAGTTCCATCTGCTCTTCAAtctcttttacattacatttagctgacgcttttacccaaagcgatATCTTCCCGATAATTCGCTTTTGGTCACTGGCATCCCCTTACGTGTGCAAAGGTGCGACAGCCTGTTCTTTGCTGCCTGCCGCTTTAATTTcactttgtgtctctctgtgttagACTGCGGTGAATGCTACCACGGAAGAGCTCTtgaggaagcaggaggagctggagaagaaagCCCGGGAgctggagagaagagagagggagcttGAGTCACACAGCCTGGGAACTGGAGCCTGTAAGACATGAGAGGGCAAATAATTAAGGAAACATGCCTCAATGTTTTCTGGATTTAATGATTTTattatgtgatttattttccactctttattagctcgtcagaACAACTGGCCCCCATTGCCTTCATTCTGCCCTGTGGGTCCCTGCTTCTACCAGGACATCAATGTGGAGATCACTCAGCACTTCCAGCGCACCGTCACCATCATGTACTACTTCTGGATGTGTGAGTTACTGTAACTTTCACCATGCCCTAATGTGGGAATTCCCATTATTGTCGTGTCAACACCAGTATGCGATAGGAGAACTGTTTCCAAAAGCTTAGAATGAGCCGTTTCTTGATCCCTACCTAGGGAGCAGGTCCCGTTCATGGTGGGTGCCTTGTTTCTAAAGCAGCCCGTAACAGACAAACCTATCACTGGCTCTTGAGAGGGCATTTGCCTTTTTTAATGCTATCTGCAGGCCACTGCAGTTCCACACTTTTAGGAACTGAGAGCAAAGTGCTATTCATTTGCCTTCGGTTTACAAACTGACCACTAGATGCCACTAACTCCTACACTCATGATTAATGTCTGTGTGATACCTGCTGTACTCTCGAGCATGAGATGGAGTGTCTGCAGAATGACTCCTCACTGCCGGACATAGGAACTAACTGAAGGTCTACATAAGGTGAAGATGGTATAGCAGACTTCACCCGGGGAATTTACTGCACCcaagaaacatttcaaattgtttttaattgaataacCTAAAGCATTGGGGATGCACACTGGGGGGAGTTAAATGTGTCTAGAATGAGTCTACATCCCATACATGTTCACACTGGGTTATGGGATGAAACTAACCTTGATACTAATTTTGAAAATGACAGAGAGGGCAAGAAAGTGAAACACAAAATAACTGCTTACGGGAGTTTAGTTTACAATTATAAGAAATTGATAGACACTGAGGAACTACCTAGCAGCAGCCAAAGTAAGGTAATAAATAACGGCATATTGCATCAGCCAAAGTCCTGACGAGTTGGCTCCTTCTTTAGAGTGGGGAGGGGTGCGTTGGCTTTGTTCTAGTCCACTGCACTGTAATAAAGCAACAAAGAGTTGATCCCTGCACTCGGATTCCACCCCCGTTCATTGTTGTCCGACCACTGCCATTCAtccttttgtctccttttcaTCCGATATCGTCAATGTCCAGTCTGCACTTGTGGGCTGCTCTTCAACCTGATCTCCTCACTGGCCAATTTCTGCGTGAACACCTCGGGTGGTGTTGGCCTGGGTCTGGCCATCCTGTGGGCCCTCCTCTTCACCCCCTGCTCTTTTGTCTGCTGGTACCGTCCTATGTACAAAGCCTTCAGGTGTGTTGCAGCATCTTAATGAAAAAGCCCATCGACCATTAACTTGTTTACCCATGTGTGCTTTTCTAAGCTGACCAGCTACACAAAGCATGAATGGGCTTGAGCTGTAGCTTCATAACGCTCGCTAACaatatttttctctccccccgcAGGAGTGACAGCTCCTTCaatttctttgtcttcttctttgttttctttgcccAAGTGGTGGTCTCAGTCATCATGACCATTGGTATCCCTGGATGGGGTTTCAGGTAGGACTAATAAACAAAACCATCCCTGTCAAAACCTCTTTCCGCTGGTTGTCTCACGTGTCTCTTCCCCTCAGCGGGTGGATCGTGAGCCTGGCTGCTCTGAACGACAGTGTTGCCGTTGGTGCAATCATGATGATGAATGCCCTCCTCTTTACTGCCCAAGCTGCCATTGGGGTTTTCATGCTGAAGAAGGTGAAAactgaatacatttgttttggggTTTCCATGTTATTTTAACTGACCATTAAACCAAATTATCTGTTAGAATTATCAACCAGCTGTATACTTGTAATATCAGATTATGACGCAATCGAGCACAAAATGcagacaaacaaatacaattgcTAAGCCATGTAAAGTATTAATGTAAATCCAATTAATAAGTGAAAGCACAAGTAGGTCTACGTGTACTTGAATATATGCGCGTTGGGCTTAACAACAGCCCCGGActattacattattgaagataaagtacagcctaaagtaccttattgcttttataatacagttaccagcgaaattataaatagtaagttaatagctgcctttcagcacaaaatagttgtagccatcaATTTTAGTAGTCTAGAGAAAAAATAGTGctcgtacgtgcatgtaaacagcattgggtcccgcaccatctcattcattcacatcgctcatgacgtccaccttaattgtccggttgcgaaagctcacactgcctcaaaacgatcatttgtcggatttccgtttttttttttttttttttagcaatctCCACCAAGCTAAAactaacggtcgcgcaaaatctaacgtgttactttgagtgcgccgtgatatggaacgctcgggtcaatgtgaacagcaacggTACATTATCACTCAATAATGCACCcaccgtgactcactctcaaccaatcagaaggcTTGATTTtatctacccgtattataataGGAGATATTGTGACATGATCTAGTGGGTCACATTTCTTCAAAGAAGTCATggggaagaaaatgaaatgatgattGTTGTGCTGTATTTGCATTTTCTGCCTGCTCTGTGCAAACAAGCTGTGTTCAAGTGGTCCCCCGACCATGAAGCAGTCACTAGACAACAAACGCCCGGTATCTGGTTCTGCGTATCATATTCCCTCGCACAATGTGCATCGTATGAGGATGAATTGCTGCGTGTCGTGTCGGGTGTCAGCGcgctctgctcttctcctctccaggTCCACAGCATGTACCGGCAGACCGATGCCAGCTTTCAGAAGGCCCAGGCCGAGTTCGCCACCGGAGTCATGTCCAATCAGGTCGTGCGCCAGGCTGCCACCAGCGCCGCCACCAGCGCTGCCCAGGGGGCCTTCACCACTCCTCGATAGGGAGGGACGAGAGGGTTTGGGAGGGTAAAAAACAGAGATCCCAAGCAGAAAGGAGATCCCATTCTGCTTGATTGGAGATCTGTTTGGTATTTATTTTGCCACAAGTTATTAGAATTAGATTTTGGGGTGGGAGGTGGTAATATGTCTGTATAGTAACCCCTGAGCAACTGACCATCAGGGCATTTGCATGAGTCACAGGTGGGGTTTTGTCATTTCTAAAGATGTACAGGACAAGTTACCTGCATTGCCAAACCGGGAGTCAACAAATCACAAGAGTTCATTGAGGAAACAACGGTGTGAACAGTGAGATGCTGAAGCTTTATGAAATGTAGCTGTGTCCTACCTAGTATCAGTGAATGCAGGGAAACGAGAAGAGCTGTGTGCCGAGTAGGACAGTTGTAGTCTGCATAGTTCCCAT
This genomic interval from Pungitius pungitius chromosome 17, fPunPun2.1, whole genome shotgun sequence contains the following:
- the scamp3 gene encoding secretory carrier-associated membrane protein 3 isoform X1, which produces MSKYTSFPEPTEDPNPFQDPAVTQHSSNTGYATLDLYNPFDNTTAPPPPYEATSPSAQSAPAQTPPSRTTPTEPRNYGSYTSQTAVNATTEELLRKQEELEKKARELERRERELESHSLGTGASRQNNWPPLPSFCPVGPCFYQDINVEITQHFQRTVTIMYYFWMFCTCGLLFNLISSLANFCVNTSGGVGLGLAILWALLFTPCSFVCWYRPMYKAFRSDSSFNFFVFFFVFFAQVVVSVIMTIGIPGWGFSGWIVSLAALNDSVAVGAIMMMNALLFTAQAAIGVFMLKKVHSMYRQTDASFQKAQAEFATGVMSNQVVRQAATSAATSAAQGAFTTPR
- the scamp3 gene encoding secretory carrier-associated membrane protein 3 isoform X2, producing the protein MDTPKEAARDPAVTQHSSNTGYATLDLYNPFDNTTAPPPPYEATSPSAQSAPAQTPPSRTTPTEPRNYGSYTSQTAVNATTEELLRKQEELEKKARELERRERELESHSLGTGASRQNNWPPLPSFCPVGPCFYQDINVEITQHFQRTVTIMYYFWMFCTCGLLFNLISSLANFCVNTSGGVGLGLAILWALLFTPCSFVCWYRPMYKAFRSDSSFNFFVFFFVFFAQVVVSVIMTIGIPGWGFSGWIVSLAALNDSVAVGAIMMMNALLFTAQAAIGVFMLKKVHSMYRQTDASFQKAQAEFATGVMSNQVVRQAATSAATSAAQGAFTTPR